The sequence taatgtttccttttaagaGTTTCCATCAAAAATAATCACCCCCAAACCTGTTCCATTCTCCACATCTCTTGGTTTTCTAAAACACTATTGTTTCTAAAACCAGATCACACCCCAACTAcagctaaaaaaacaaacaaaaaaacccttcaatAACTTCTCATTCGATTCGTGATAAAATCCAAATCATTGGCAGAAGCCAGCAAGTTCTCCCTGATCTGCCTCTTACTGCTGTCTCTGTCGTGAAAGCACTATTTGGATTCTAAATTCCATGAGAACCAGGTACCATGTTTCCTACCAGCCATACTTGAAGACCATCTCTGTAGAGAGAGACAACGTGCAGTGgctctttctctattttgtttccaACTTCACAGCTGGGTATGAGACAGAGAAGCTGAAGAGAccccatggggaaaaaaacaaaaaaagccatttttttcctttgcttcttttccagtttctattcttgctaggacctgcacCCACATTCTACTCTACACATGCCTTGTAATGCAAATAGCCTatgttctcctttgtttttttaaagtaggctctatgcccaacgtgaggcttgaactcacaaccctgagatcaatagtcaTATTCactacagactgagccatccaggctacATATGTCTTCCTTGTAAGGGACAAAGAGATAATAATATGTTTGGAGTCTCCCAGCACAATAAATCTAAGGAGTGATGAGGCAGGATCATCATAAACATTCTCTAAGACTACTGACTCCAAACACCTTGGTGCCAAGACCCATGACTTCAGGGAATGAGTGACTTATGAAGGACACCCGGACTCTGTCCTGGTTCTGACCAGTTCCTAGATGCCTAAGAGGACACATGTACCTGACCATAATTGATAGTAAAAACCCCAGACCCCAAGCAAAGGCGAGACTcatgctcttttcctttcctggatACTCTGTccgaatctctctctctccatatatatatatatatatatatatatatatatatatatatatatatatatcttcaataAACTCTACTTTCACCTCCTGCTGGCCCACATCTGATGTCCACCTTTCTCAAGCCAAGAACCCTCTGGGTCCTTGGACCCAGCCTGCCTGCAGCAGATATATGGTTCCTATTCTCCAATTCCctttacttccttatttttttttttcacttcaacaCCAGTCTGATTCCAGCTCAGCAAAGACCTCACTGCTGTTGTAGGAAGCCATTTCAACCCGTGTCAGAATGGGGTAAGCATCCTCCATAAGTCCTCAGCCCCTGGTGCTTCCCTCCACCCAGACCTTCAACTGTCCCTGGGCTTGTCACCACCCCACAGCTCCTGCTTCTCTCAGCTTCTTGAGGGCAGCGTGTTTATCTCCTATTACTAAACTGAATACCCAGTGCAGACATTTAATATGTGTTAATATATTGGCTAGTTCATTAGATCCTCCCAAATCCTCTCTGATTAAGGGGctagaaaaagttttatttgcttcattCAGTAAATAGGCAGCTGCAACTAGTGAGGAACAGAACTTAAACTAAAATCTGAAATTGAGACCAGTGCTCTCTctactattctctctctctgccctctctttgccatggttacacacacacacacacacacacacaccactgtgaATGAATTCTAGGTCAAGTTAAGATGTTAGCCAGATATTCCAACCACTGTGCTGATATGACTCTAAACaagtttgaaaagcattttgCAAGGCATTTATGGGAGTAagagatatgtttttatttaaccaCCAGAACCTCCATAAAAATTGAGACTGTTATTTCTGGAGATTCCAGAATTTCCTTTGAAAGTATCCCCCCTAACTCGAAAGAAAGTCTGATGCAGCCTTGTAAATATCTATGTTGTAATAGGTGCTGTGTCACTGAGAACCACTGAAACGGCAGGGTTAAGAGCACAAAAGTGGCGGCAAACCATATATGGCGAAACCCATTTCTTTAAACTTGTGATGAACTCAAGttctgctttccattttctcAAAGCTGAAATCAGCCACGCTTTGTCAAACTGAGAGAGGCACACGCATTCAGAACCTTCACTGGCTCCGGTTTCCAGCCTCCGAGGGCTCCATGCCAGACAGACCGAGCATGCGGGCCACACTTGCCATGACAGCCTGGATGGTTTCCTTAGTTTCCAGCTATGAAAACACAGCAATTAGTTTGCCAGGTATCGAAAATGAAGATTTCATCAAAGACTGTGTTCGATTTCATAACAAGTTCCGATCAGAAGTGAATCCAACTGCCAGTGATATGCTATACATGGTAAGGAAAATATCAGTATTCGTGATAGAAGTAAGCTAACGTGTGTTGATTTTAGAGGTCAGTCCTTGCTAATCCTAAATGCCTTTTTGTTCCCATTGTGATTAACGTTTGCAGTAAATTCACGATCTGTGATCAAAACGAATCCGGTTTAGCTCTGTTGACTCATCTTTTCTAAGCAAGCTCAGCAAGTACATTTTACTCCTTTTAAATGCTTCCTTTCCTCTGGTcagatgttacttttttttttttctttttgtccctttcttccctgttaattttttgagggctttttttgtttgtgtgtttatctcTAAGTTTACTTTTCTGTTGTTGCTGGCAGAGCATATTGACTTTCTCTGGAAGGCAGCATGGCATCTCAGGAAAGGATAGGATTTTGAATCAGTCAGGCATGGGTTTGAATGCTGGCTCTGTGGCTGTGAGCtggtttttaatctttctgagctcCTCAGGATAGGGGCTGTtgtgtttattaaattatatataccaTGTGAAACACAGCCTTAAGTATTCTGCACATAACAGGCCCTCAGTGAAATGCTGATCTGTGTCCCTCATTTAGATTCTAAATTCCACAAAACAAGATCATCAAGTTTCCCAGTGGCCTTATTCAACACTGGGAGACCACACGTACAGGGAGGACCCTTCTCTATTCAGTCATCGCCATTATAATGCCTCATTCCCCCCTTCAAATTCTCACTTTGCTCATTCCAGTTACATTTTTTGGTaacagttttcattctttttgaaagaaGCTTTGCTCAGGAGGCCGGCCACCTGATGAGAAGGCAGACTCTGGTCCAAAAGCCAGCTCCACAGTTTCTGCCTAGCCAAGAAGGCTTTAAAGGGACTGGGCGTGGTTAATTAGGGAGGGGGTGCGGTGGCCTGTAACGTTTCCTGATTCCGGGTAGGTTCAGTGGTGCCTCTTTACAGCTTTCAGTGCCTGGCGGTTGAGCAAGAGGTCTAATTCCTGTCTGTGATGGGTGAGGGCTTTCTGTTCTCTCATTAACTGTATGATGCCACATAACCCTCTGGTCATCAGTTCCTCATCTTCCAGTGTCTGTACTGATCCCTCTCCAAATCTTTTTCCTCATTGTAGTTGAAAGATCTTTACAAAACCCAATTTTCATTCTCGACCCTCCTACTGTTTAACGTTTCTTTTTGCAGACTTGGGACCCAGCACTAGCGCGAGTTGCACAAACATGGGCAAGAAACTGTCAGTTTGTACACAACGTTCAGCTGCATTCAAGCTACAAGCTACATCCAAATTTCTCCTCTCTGGGAGAAAACATCTGGGCTGGGTCTCTATCCCTGTTTTCTGCATCTTCAGCCATCACAAACTGGTACGATGAAGTTCAATACTACGACTTCAGGACTCAGAAATGCACCAAAGTCTGTGGCCATTACACTCAGGTAAGTATCTGCCTGCTCCGTATTCTCTTGAAACTATCTcttcaaaggcaaagagaaaactGGAATCTGGTGTTAAGAAAATATAGAGTAAGCTGGTGTGCCTGTACATGTCAGAGAGTAGAGCTTACAAgcttacctaaaaaaataaaaaaatggagcaGACTTCAATAGCAGAGGGGGTGGTGCTTGAAGAGGTTAGTTATGTGTTTAAACGCAAAAGGTGAGGCTCACCAATCTGGACAGACTTTGAGTATTTTGGTAACAGCTGCCTGCCTGGGGCACTTTGTTCCATTTGTGAGCAATCAGAGGACTTTATGAGTGAATGGATTTTCAAGTATGCGTCCTCTATAAAATTTGAGGCAGTTGATTGGGGTCTATAAAATTGGGAGAAACAAGCCTCTCAGACAGAAGCATCAATTCCATAGCCTCCTATTCCTTCAAACATGAACCGAGAGCCTGTGATGGGTcacacaaggaagagaaaaacaatggtGAGGCCAACATGTAAACTTGTGTAAACCATTCTGTGGCTATTCTGCCcccattgagatttttttttttttttttttttttgaactcagGTTGGTTTTGGTTTCCTAACCCTAAGGCATGTTTGCAACGTGATGTCAACAAGTCCCTAGGGTAGCATGTCTATTGTCTTACTATCCTGCCTCCTGATCCTGgtcacatttcatttatttacttttcttcctgGCAGTCCTTGTCAAGCCAATAAGTAAGGGTGCTGAACCTATGTCTGACTGCTTCTTATATACAAAAATTCGCTGAAGTGAGGTATGAGGGTACAAACATTTCTAACAAGGCAGTTAACTTGGAATAATAGgtgtttttaaagagcaaaatgtTGTTGGAAAAAGTCTCAGGGCAGCTCAGCCTCATAGAGCCTCTGATCGCGCTGGTGTTGTTACAGGTGAAACAAGTTTGGCACAGATATTTACTATCATGATGTGAGGGGAAGGGCGGATTTCAGTGAAATTTTCATCTCTAGATTATTATAGGCAagaatgagctatcaaaccaccAGCAATATTGGTCCCTTTCTTGAAAATATGAGTTAGGTTTCCCCTAGACTTATCCCATAAACAATTAATCTTGGCTTatgtttacaaaaaattttaaccaGAAAAGTGATTCCATCAGAATCCCACAAGTCCTAGAAGGCAAGAAAGCTAAATCCAGTTTGCCCACAAGCGGCACTGGTACCATTAACCATTgcactgtttaaatttttttttaagtttatttatctattttgagagagagacagcatgagcaggggagggggagagagagagagaattccaagcaggctccacactgtcagcacagcctgatagggggcttaaacccatgaaaccgtgagatcatgatctgagctgagataaagagtcgaacacttaaccgactgagccacccaggcgccccaacattgcACTGTTTAAGTCTCCAAAAATAATTGTCAGTTTGAGGGTACGGACTCTCATTCAGTCAGTGTTTAAGCTTCtatcatatgccaggcactgtgtaagGCACTCACTGATCATATGTCTTAGTGCAGATTCCTGCAAAACAGAGCCTGGAACAATAGCTTATGTCCTAccgctttatttttttaatgtttatttattttgagacagaaagcacacaagtgggggtgtggggcagagagaggggggagagaaaatcccaagcagggtctctcctgtcagcacagagacctgtGTGGGGCTCTACTCATGAATcaagagatggtgacctgagccaaaatcaagagtgggatgcttaaccaactgggccacccaggtgccccagtcctaaCACTTAATTGAGGAGTACCATCACCAAGAAGTAAAAGTGAGGAGAAATGGGGGTGGTGCAAGGAATGAGGGACACAGATGGCAATGACCCCTGACCTTTAGGAATTGACCTTCTTTGGGGAGAGACCAATGTGTAAGTGGCTGTAATACAATGCATTGTTGGTGTAATTTGGAGAAACTGACAAGTTGCTATGTGAGCAAAGAGGGCAGAGCAACTTATCTGGCCAAAGGGGGGTATGGAGACATAGGAGTTATTTACACAGCAGGAGCCATATCACTTGGTTCTTGAAAACTAACGGAGAGCttatcaaatgaaaaagaaaaggagaagaactCCAGGCAAAACTGAAAAGGGGTACAAGGTAGACAGAGTGTACAAATGAGCCTTGTACTTCAGAAGCATGGCTAGTAGCTCACCACAACAAATATGCAAAGATCTAAAGACTGTCATATCGGCCACAGACTCCTGAACCATGCAGTTAAGACACTCCATGTCCATCCTTCCAGGGACTCAAAACAAGAGGAGGAAACTTGGTTTTACATCCATCACATAGACCTGAGCTTTCAGAGATGGCCCTCCCCAAATTAGCTGGGCTTATTTGTAAATGTTCCCTTTCAATATAGGACAAAAAAAGGAGAGCTAACATTTCAGATAtgagaaaattcatttccttACATACAGGTATCAGAGCCCAAGCTGAGTGATCCCTAATCTGCTCTCGCAAGGAGACCACTACATTCTACCCCCGATTCTGAAAAGCAAGCCTTTTCCTGGAGAGGAAGTCCAGGGACCCCCTGGGTCTGACATAATGCATCCACagcaaccattttttaaaaaaatgtttatttatttttgagagacagacagagtgcaagcaggggaggggcagaaagagagggagacacagaatccgaagcaggctccagggcctaagctgtcagcacagagccaaatgggaggctggaacccacaaaccatgagatcacgaccagaggtttaaccaactgagccacctaggtacccccgCAGCAACCACTTTTAAGTGAGTGTTGTACTCAGCTCTCCGTGGTTAAAGAAACCATTCAAATCTTATCACAAACCTGTCAGAGAACCACTATCATCCATAGATGAGAcaacaggctcagagaagttaggaaGTTGTCTTCCCACATCTTACGTGCCCACTTGTGTAGACCTAACCTCAGCTGGTCCACCTTAGACCCCCTGAAAACAAACCCTAGTCCCCCTGCATGGTCCCATTTCTGCTCCAACAAGATGAGAGAAACTATCATGAACCAGGAGAAACAAGCCAAACTAAAAGCATAAATATGCATTGGTGGGAAAGGAACTGTCCACCTAAAGAAGAAGgtgattctggggtgcctgaatgCTCAGTCTgtctacagctcaggtcatgatctcagttcgtgaggtggagccccacttggggctctgtgctgtcagcacagagcctgcacgggatcctctgtctccctctctctgctcctctctccccacttcaaaaataaataaacattaaaaaaagagaagaaggtggTTCATAGAACCACTACAGCAGATGATAAAAAACTTCAGTTCTCCTTAAAGAAGTTAGGGGTGAATGCTATCTCCGGTATCGAAGAAGTGAATAtgttcacaaaccaaggaatgGCGATCCACTTCCACGAGCCTAAAGTTCAGGCATCTGGGGCAGTAAACACTTTCACATTCCAGGCCATACTGAGACCAAGCAGCTGACAGAAATTCTGCCCAGTATCTTAAACCAACTTGGTGCAGTCTGGCTAGTTTGGAAAGACCAGCTGAAGCTCTGCCCACACAGTCCCTGGACAGAAAAGCACCACTCGctaccagagaggaggaggagaatgaagtTCTAGATCTTGTGGAGAATTTTGATGAAGCTTCCAAGAAGGAAGCAAACTGAACGGAGTCAACTTCTGAAGACAGAGCTTGAAGAAGTTACTGGGAGCTGCTATTTTGTACTATGACTGCTTTTTAGAATTCTGTTCATGGATCTGATAAAATCTAGATCTCTAATATTTTTAAGCCCAAGCCCCTTGGACAGCGTAGCgttttttagtttttgcttataCACAATTCATTCTTTGCAACTAATTAAGCTGAAGAGGCCTGAGAATAAAGTTTGAAACAAGGTTAATAAAGTTTTTTTgccagggtgcttgggtggctcagtcagttgggcgtctgacttcagctcaggtcatgatctcacagtctgtaagttcgagccccgtgtcgggctctgtgctgacagctcagagcctgttggctgcttcggagtctgtgtgtgtgtgtctctctctctgaccctcccctgttgatgctctgtctctctctgtctcaaaaataaacattaaaaataaagggtttttttgcctagttaaaaaaaaaaaaaagaagaagaagaaggatttGTTTGCCCAGTGTCACAAAACTAATAAGAGGAAGAGCTGGGATCCAGATATCGGGtatgttgtaaggattaagtaaTGGAATGTTTGTAAGTTATAATAAAGTGCTGCTACTTAGGCATTAAACAAAGGTTAGATCTCCTCCATGAGCTGGTTTTCCACCAATTATATAGGAAGAACACTTTGACAGCTTGGTTAAAGATGCCTTTACATTAAAATTTGATGTTTTCATCCTTGTAAGAAATCTTACTGGGAGATTCAAGACTACTCAGTTGCCATTGTAAATTCTTGCCAGAAATTACCTCAAGTGGCTATTATAATAACCCACTTATCCTCATCTTCTATTAATAAAAAGCAAGCTATTTTCAGATTTTGGCTGGTGAGGGGTGATTGTACAGAGTAAAGATAATAGATTTAGATCCAATCATTATCTCCTAAAGATGTGATATTTCTTGACACATGAGGTCCACACTTTAGCTTTGTCTTCACTAGAGATAGATTTGCACTAAGAATTTTGGTATATTAATATCGGAGATTAGATATTTTATTGCTGGCAGCTCACCTTTATAACATTTGGTAACAGAATGGTTTGACTTAAGTGTATGAGTGGGGCAGTTTAGGTGTGGTAGTGCTGAGAATGCCCACTAGATGGCACCATTGATCGCATTTTTGGTTTtatccccacctcccccatcaacTGCTACCCGCTTATTTTTACACTGTTACAGACCAATAAAGTGGGACATGTTTCACAGTTTCTCTACCTGGTTTTATATATGTTGCAGTGTTACCATACTCCTGATAATAGTGCCTGATAATGAGTCGGACGGACTCATACTGAGACTTGAAAGATGGTGGGAAGGGGGTGTTAACTCCAAAGGAGAGACATACCTGCCCCTAGTAGGTTCCCCAGATGTGCCGTTTTTGTTAGGAAGGCTTTTGTTAGAAAAGCAGGATTTCCCTGCTTCTGCTAGAAGGGAAAACAGCATCTTGCTCAGGGCATGGACTGCCCTCATAGTACTTTGTGGTCAAGTAGAAGTACGTTCCAACTTCCACCAATAAAAATAGAGGCAATACTTCTTTAGTGATGTGTTAAACATGATGTTGCACGTAAAGTGCTTAACATTACCTTGGCACCAAGTAAATTCCCAATAATCAGcagttctcattatttttttataattaggtttatttttttttttactatattagaagaaatgaaagcacacaATAGGAATCTGCCTGAAACGAgagttttcaaagattttaaaacaagaaaattagtAGAGAATAAAACATGAACATTTGCTGACTGCTTGCCATGTGCCAGCagctgttctaagcactttcttGCTATCccatttaaaatgtcaaaataagcCTTAGAGTTGAGAGCGTTATCCTCACTAAATAGTCGAGGAAGCGAAGGGCAAGGTCGCACAGTGAGTGGCTAAGCTGGAATATGAACTCAGTCTTTGTGGCCCCAGAGCCCACAAGTT is a genomic window of Acinonyx jubatus isolate Ajub_Pintada_27869175 chromosome B4, VMU_Ajub_asm_v1.0, whole genome shotgun sequence containing:
- the GLIPR1 gene encoding glioma pathogenesis-related protein 1 isoform X1, with amino-acid sequence MPDRPSMRATLAMTAWMVSLVSSYENTAISLPGIENEDFIKDCVRFHNKFRSEVNPTASDMLYMTWDPALARVAQTWARNCQFVHNVQLHSSYKLHPNFSSLGENIWAGSLSLFSASSAITNWYDEVQYYDFRTQKCTKVCGHYTQVVWAASYKVGCAVQYCPSVHGTSISHGALFICNYGPGQYRSWPYREGSTCSACPNDDKCLDNLCINPQRDKVTRYYSIVYPDWPVSVRNRNLSLFLIVSPPILILGVIMTIWVKHRYPQFF
- the GLIPR1 gene encoding glioma pathogenesis-related protein 1 isoform X2, whose translation is MPDRPSMRATLAMTAWMVSLVSSYENTAISLPGIENEDFIKDCVRFHNKFRSEVNPTASDMLYMTWDPALARVAQTWARNCQFVHNVQLHSSYKLHPNFSSLGENIWAGSLSLFSASSAITNWYDEVQYYDFRTQKCTKVCGHYTQVVWAASYKVGCAVQYCPSVHGTSISHGALFICNYGPGQYRSWPYREGSTCSACPNDDKCLDNLCINPQRDKVTRFTPSREPNVGLELKTLRSRPELRSRAGL